TTGAACTGCTTGGCAACCTGCGCGGTCAGATCGGGCGCCCTCCACAGGCGTCGTCCCGCGATGCACTCCCACATGAGCGTGCCCAAGGCGTAGAGGTCGGCGCGGTGGTCAACCTCGTCCCCGACGGCCTGCTCCGGTGCCATGTACCCTGGCGTCCCCACCACCGTGCCCACGCGCGTCAGCTGGACCGCGGCGGGCCCCTGACCGTGGGGTTGCTCCACGCTTGCGAAACGGGCGATGCCGAAATCGAGGATCTTAACCAGGTCGCTTCCGTCGTCGCGCGTCTGGATCAGGATGTTGTCGGGCTTCAGATCGCGGTGAACGATTCCCTCGGTCTTGGCCGCGGCCAGCGCGTCGGCGATCTGCGCACCAATCTCACATGCACGCCTCCAACCAAGGCGCTCATCGCGCTCGAGCAGCTCCCGCAGGCTGTGGCCCCGAACGAGCTGAGTGACCAGATAGGCACCCCCTTCGGCCAGCATGCCGTAGTCGATCGCACTGGCGACGTGTGGATGCTCGAAGCGTGCGGTTGCCATGGCCTCGCGGGCGAACCGGGCGGCCACCTCTCCGTTTCCTGCGAAATCGGGTCGAATCAGCTTCAGAGCGACCTGCTTGCGCAGCTTCAGGTGCTCCGCGACGAACACCGCACCCATGCCCCCTTCACCCAGCAGCTCGGTGACCCGGTAGCGCTCATCCAGGACACGGCCGATCCAGCTACCGACGGAAGAATTGCCTGACTCACCGGCCGTCTCCGGCGAGCGTCGCTTCAGGTCCACCTCGGTCGCGGCCATCTCCGGCCGCGCCGGCCGTGCTGGAGCGGTACCGGAACCGGAACGCTCGCCCGCAAAGCGATCCTCCGGCGCCTCCACAGCACGCTGGGCGGATCGCTCGGATCCGGGCTCGACGTCTTCGGCCCGCGGATCGGCGCTCGCTGACAACCGCGGGTCGGACCCTCCGTTAGCCCGCATTGGTGTAACCGCTCAGGCCGCAGGAAGTCGGACTTTCGGGCGCGACCAGGACATAGACCGCGCACGACAGGGCCCGGGAAGCCGTCGCTGAAGCAAAGATCCCCCGTGAGCGGTCACGCATGGATCACCGCCTGTCAATCCTCGCAGTCCGTCTTCGAAGCGGCCCGAGGCTCGAAACGCAGCGACACGGAGTTGACACAGTAGCGCCGACCCGTCGGTTGCGGGCCGTCGTCAAACACATGACCCAGATGCGAATCGCATCGGCTGCACAGGATCTCCATCCGGCGCAAGCCGAGACTGGTGTCCAGCTCCGTGCCGATGCTGTCGGGTCCTACGGGTCGCGTGAAGCTCGGCCAGCCGGAGCCGGAAGCGTACTTGGCGCTCGAGTCGAACAGGACCAACCCGCACGCCACACAGCAGTAGCTGCCGTCTCCGTGATGGTCGACAAAGCGTCCGCTGAACGGCGGCTCGGTACCCTTCTCGCGTG
Above is a window of Pseudomonadota bacterium DNA encoding:
- the msrB gene encoding peptide-methionine (R)-S-oxide reductase MsrB, with the protein product MAASKVRKSPGEWRRQLTAEQYRITREKGTEPPFSGRFVDHHGDGSYCCVACGLVLFDSSAKYASGSGWPSFTRPVGPDSIGTELDTSLGLRRMEILCSRCDSHLGHVFDDGPQPTGRRYCVNSVSLRFEPRAASKTDCED